From a single Labrus bergylta chromosome 14, fLabBer1.1, whole genome shotgun sequence genomic region:
- the fnip1 gene encoding folliculin-interacting protein 1 isoform X1, whose protein sequence is MPPTLFQKLFNKRNAFSSQPSRCSKEDPAFSWPVPQLEPSQIRLIVYQDCERRGRNVLFDSNAKKRGTEETPITSSEGQVKMFGKCCQLRPTGGSSSSLDSSSSCASETKETKEQGLRFQGSRCSSDVVMLGEMMFGSVAMSYKGSTLKIHQIRSPPQLMLSKVFTARTGGSVYGSLNTLQDSLEFIGQDSNTLRPDQNTGTNSLLGNIGFSQLCSPRRAFSEQGPLRLIKSASFFSGHSHPMDMPGRGLYDERDSGIARSASLSSLLITPFPSPGSSLTSSCASSYQRRWLRSQTTSLENGVFPRWSVEESFNMSDESGGPSLGVARKKKIAIGVIFMLSPNPEENSRFQDFFFSHFPLFESHMNKLKSAIEQAMKMSRRSVDASQRALAYSRMVDGLNEFRMTICDLYTMPRVSEPVWLTMMSGVSEKNQLCGQFMRELSLLMEQASKNQFLPALLTAILTNHLAWVPTVMPNGQPPIKIFLEKHSSKSVDMLAKTHPYNPLWAQLGDLYGSIGSPVRLSRTVVVGRRQELVQRLLYVLTYFIRCSELLETHMLDSAEDEAIVMPGSLITTSLRKGEVEESDYVLVTVHKPSGDYLSEGASDQQTEAEDSSYPSDNSLQSSTYTDTELEQGAGDTPKEEDEDEEDEEDSSESQGSRSSVLQSGHSQGNNPDIRTTEADESRELRIESSSLLATETRLEKVLRVGSASPREQVSVLDTENKGDLKLIVPPIPTIIPSSPSPTSITTNSINFGAEGGMDAGNQLQAPRPLGIPLEKKPPDKSPAATVPVPIAGPMALTLTEEEEPATKVTFLIGDSMSPESDTESRRRKVDEEIKKHKKHFKDKQPLHQQLLLHQQQTHLYKQRGGDSKTSNSSASEDQSKQTKVAPPLQRVSSKMPQWRPNCVDDFDEYFSLENPVETRTIDDEAKNQEASTTDSLHKDLLDPSGVPQSSDLGAPSFQGPVRVQGLGLCLGSGSGLVGSSRRGDTLLDVQRRCRCGSTDSSDTCCSRGCSAEQDNGLLLSVPVPQDESSSKEDQKRKAVPLSDWEIPRNESSDSALGDSESEETEDWQEEVLVPFPGSKLVENYSKPSIANFGRSLFGGYCPTYVPDFVLHGMPSDEKLRQSLMAELTHAVQHPVLDEPIAEAVCIIADTDKWTVQVASSQRRATDVNKLGKEVLVSSLVSSLLQSTYQLYKLNLSPNFCIMHLEDRLQEIYFKSKMLAEYLKGQTRVHVKELGMVLGIESSDLPLLAAVASTHSPYVAQILL, encoded by the exons CTGGCCAGTCCCCCAGCTGGAGCCCAGTCAGATCAGGCTGATAGTGTACCAGGACTGTGAGAGGCGCGGCAGAAATGTCCTCTTCGACTCCAATGCCAAGAAGAGGGGCACGGAGGAAACCCCCATAACT AGCTCTGAAGGCCAGGTGAAGATGTTTGGGAAATGCTGCCAGCTCCGACCTACAGGAGGTAGCAGCAGTTCCCTggacagctcctcctcctgcgccTCTGAAACCAAGGAAACCAAGGAGCAGGGCCTGCGCTTCCAG GGTTCAAGGTGTTCGTCCGATGTGGTAATGCTTGGAGAAATGATGTTTGGCTCTGTGGCTATGAGCTACAAAGGTTCCACACTTAAAATCCACCAGATCAG GTCGCCACCTCAGCTGATGCTGAGTAAGGTGTTCACCGCCAGAACGGGAGGCAGTGTGTATGGCAGTCTCAACAC GTTACAGGACAGTCTTGAGTTCATTGGACAGGACAGTAACACCCTGAGGCCTGATCAAAACACCGGGACCAACAGTCTCCTTGGGAACATAG GATTTTCTCAGCTCTGCAGCCCTCGGCGGGCCTTCTCTGAACAGGGCCCTCTGCGCCTCATCAAGAGCGCATCTTTCTTTTCAG GCCACAGCCATCCGATGGACATGCCTGGCCGAGGGCTTTACGACGAGAGGGACAGCGGCATCGCCAGGTCAG CTTCCCTGAGCAGCCTGTTGATCACTCCCTTTCCATCTCCTGGCTCCTCGCTGACAAGCAGCTGTGCATCCAGCTACCAGCGTCGGTGGCTACGCAGCCAAACCACCAGCCTTGAAAATGGTGTCTTCCCCCGATG GTCAGTTGAGGAGAGCTTCAACATGTCTGATGAAAGCGGTGGACCAAGCCTTGGTGTGGCTAGAAAGAAGAAGATTGCCATAGGGGTCATTTTTATGCTGTCGCCAAACCCGGAAGAGAACAGCCGCTTCCAGGATTTCTTTTTCTCCCACTTCCCTCTTTTTGAAAGTCACATGAACAAACTCAAGAGTGCCATCGAACAG GCCATGAAGATGAGTCGACGGTCAGTTGATGCCAGTCAGAGGGCCTTGGCTTACAGCCGTATGGTGGATGGACTGAACGAGTTCAG AATGACCATCTGCGACCTCTACACCATGCCCCGTGTGTCTGAACCCGTCTGGTTGACTATGATGTCTGGAGTGTCAGAGAAGAACCAGCTCTGCGGTCAATTCATGAGGGAGCTTTCTCTGCTGATGGAGCAGGCCTCCAAGAATCA ATTCCTCCCTGCCTTATTGACAGCCATCCTGACCAATCATCTGGCCTGGGTGCCCACTGTTATGCCCAATGGGCAGCCTCCAATCAAGATCTTCCTCGAGAAACACTCCTCTAAGAGCGTTGACATGCTGGCAAAGACGCACCCATACAACCCACTCTGGGCACAGCTAG GGGACCTGTACGGGTCCATTGGGTCACCGGTGCGACTATCAAGGACGGTGGTTGTCGGTCGCAGACAGGAGCTGGTCCAGAGACTCCTCTATGTCCTGACTTACTTCATCCGCTGCTCTGAGCTGCTGGAGACCCACATGCTGGACAGCGCTGAGGACGAGGCTATTGTTATGCCCGGCTCCCTCATCACCACCTCCTTGAGAaaaggagaggtggaggagtcAGACTACGTCCTGGTAACCGTCCATAAACCCAGTGGGGACTACTTGTCTGAAGGGGCAAGCGACCAGCAGACTGAAGCAGAGGACAGCAGCTACCCTTCAGACAACAGCCTCCAGAGCAGCACGTACACAGACACAGAGTTGGAGCAGGGGGCCGGGGACACACCTAAggaagaagatgaggatgaggaagacgaggaggacaGCAGTGAGAGTCAAGGGTCTAGAAGTAGTGTGCTTCAGTCGGGACACAGTCAGGGTAACAACCCTGATATCAGGACTACAGAAGCAGATGAATCCAGGGAGCTGCGCATAGAGTCCAGCAGTCTGCTGGCTACCGAAACCCGACTGGAGAAGGTGTTGCGTGTTGGCTCAGCTTCCCCCAGGGAGCAGGTTTCTGTGCTGGATACAGAGAACAAGGGTGACCTCAAGCTTATTGTCCCACCCATACCCACAATTATTCCATCAAGTCCTTCTCCAACATCTATCACCACAAACAGTATAAACTTCGGGGCAGAGGGTGGGATGGATGCAGGCAACCAGCTCCAGGCTCCTCGTCCTTTAGGGATCCCTTTAGAGAAGAAACCCCCAGACAAGAGCCCAGCTGCTACAGTGCCAGTACCAATTGCTGGGCCCATGGCTTTGACTctaacagaggaggaagagcctGCAACTAAAGTCACCTTCCTCATTGGAGACTCCATGTCTCCTGAGTCGGACACAGAGAGCCGCAGAAGGAAGGTGGATGAAGAAATCAAAAAGCACAAGAAACACTTCAAGGACAAACAACCGCTCCACCAGCAGCTGCTACTGCATCAGCAACAAACGCACCTTTAtaagcagagaggaggagattcaAAGACCAGCAACAGCAGTGCATCAGAGGACCAAAGCAAACAGACCAAGGTGGCTCCACCCCTGCAGCGGGTGTCCAGCAAGATGCCTCAGTGGAGGCCCAACTGTGTGGATGATTTTGATGAGTATTTCAGTCTGGAGAACCCTGTGGAGACGAGGACTATAGACGACGAGGCCAAAAATCAGGAAGCCAGCACCACAGACAGTCTACACAAAGACTTGCTGGACCCCTCGGGAGTCCCACAGTCCAGTGACTTAGGGGCTCCAAGTTTTCAGGGGCCAGTAAGGGTTCAGGGGTTGGGTCTCTGTTTGGGTTCAGGTAGTGGACTGGTAGGGTCCAGCAGGAGGGGGGACACATTGTTGGATGTCCAGAGAAGGTGCAGATGCGGGTCTACAGACTCCTCTGACACGTGCTGCAGCAGGGGCTGTTCTGCTGAGCAGGACAATGGTCTTCTGttgtctgtccctgtcccccaggatgaaagcagcagcaaagagGACCAAAAGCGAAAAGCTGTGCCTCTCAGTGACTGGGAAATTCCACGCAATGAGAGCTCAGACAGTGCACTGGGGGACAGTGAGAGCGAGGAGACAGAGGACTGGCAGGAGGAAGTGCTGGTGCCATTCCCTGG gtcGAAGTTGGTGGAGAACTACTCAAAACCAAGCATTGCCAATTTCGGTCGCTCTCTGTTTGGAGGCTACTGCCCCACATATGTGCCAGACTTTGTACTGCATGGAATGCCCAGTGACGAGAAGCTACGACAGAGTCTCATGGCGGAATTAACCCATGCTGTACAG CATCCAGTATTGGATGAGCCCATAGCGGAGGCCGTCTGCATTATAGCAGACACAGACAAATGGACGGTGCAGGTGGCAAGCAGTCAGAGACGAGCCACTGACGTCAACAAACTGGGGAAGGAGGTCCTGGTATCCAGCCTAGTGTCCAGCTTATTACAGTCCACTTACCAGCTTTACAAGCTCAACCTCTCGCCCAACTTT TGTATAATGCACCTTGAGGACCGCCTGCAGGAAATCTACTTCAAGAGCAAGATGCTTGCTGAGTATTTGAAGGGCCAGACAAGAGTCCATGTCAAAGAACTGGGAATGGTCTTAGG AATTGAGTCCAGCGACCTTCCCTTGTTAGCTGCGGTGGCCAGTACGCACTCCCCCTATGTGGCCCAGATTCTGTTATGA
- the fnip1 gene encoding folliculin-interacting protein 1 isoform X3: MPPTLFQKLFNKRNAFSSQPSRCSKEDPAFSWPVPQLEPSQIRLIVYQDCERRGRNVLFDSNAKKRGTEETPITSSEGQVKMFGKCCQLRPTGGSSSSLDSSSSCASETKETKEQGLRFQGSRCSSDVVMLGEMMFGSVAMSYKGSTLKIHQIRSPPQLMLSKVFTARTGGSVYGSLNTLQDSLEFIGQDSNTLRPDQNTGTNSLLGNIGHSHPMDMPGRGLYDERDSGIARSASLSSLLITPFPSPGSSLTSSCASSYQRRWLRSQTTSLENGVFPRWSVEESFNMSDESGGPSLGVARKKKIAIGVIFMLSPNPEENSRFQDFFFSHFPLFESHMNKLKSAIEQAMKMSRRSVDASQRALAYSRMVDGLNEFRMTICDLYTMPRVSEPVWLTMMSGVSEKNQLCGQFMRELSLLMEQASKNQFLPALLTAILTNHLAWVPTVMPNGQPPIKIFLEKHSSKSVDMLAKTHPYNPLWAQLGDLYGSIGSPVRLSRTVVVGRRQELVQRLLYVLTYFIRCSELLETHMLDSAEDEAIVMPGSLITTSLRKGEVEESDYVLVTVHKPSGDYLSEGASDQQTEAEDSSYPSDNSLQSSTYTDTELEQGAGDTPKEEDEDEEDEEDSSESQGSRSSVLQSGHSQGNNPDIRTTEADESRELRIESSSLLATETRLEKVLRVGSASPREQVSVLDTENKGDLKLIVPPIPTIIPSSPSPTSITTNSINFGAEGGMDAGNQLQAPRPLGIPLEKKPPDKSPAATVPVPIAGPMALTLTEEEEPATKVTFLIGDSMSPESDTESRRRKVDEEIKKHKKHFKDKQPLHQQLLLHQQQTHLYKQRGGDSKTSNSSASEDQSKQTKVAPPLQRVSSKMPQWRPNCVDDFDEYFSLENPVETRTIDDEAKNQEASTTDSLHKDLLDPSGVPQSSDLGAPSFQGPVRVQGLGLCLGSGSGLVGSSRRGDTLLDVQRRCRCGSTDSSDTCCSRGCSAEQDNGLLLSVPVPQDESSSKEDQKRKAVPLSDWEIPRNESSDSALGDSESEETEDWQEEVLVPFPGSKLVENYSKPSIANFGRSLFGGYCPTYVPDFVLHGMPSDEKLRQSLMAELTHAVQHPVLDEPIAEAVCIIADTDKWTVQVASSQRRATDVNKLGKEVLVSSLVSSLLQSTYQLYKLNLSPNFCIMHLEDRLQEIYFKSKMLAEYLKGQTRVHVKELGMVLGIESSDLPLLAAVASTHSPYVAQILL, from the exons CTGGCCAGTCCCCCAGCTGGAGCCCAGTCAGATCAGGCTGATAGTGTACCAGGACTGTGAGAGGCGCGGCAGAAATGTCCTCTTCGACTCCAATGCCAAGAAGAGGGGCACGGAGGAAACCCCCATAACT AGCTCTGAAGGCCAGGTGAAGATGTTTGGGAAATGCTGCCAGCTCCGACCTACAGGAGGTAGCAGCAGTTCCCTggacagctcctcctcctgcgccTCTGAAACCAAGGAAACCAAGGAGCAGGGCCTGCGCTTCCAG GGTTCAAGGTGTTCGTCCGATGTGGTAATGCTTGGAGAAATGATGTTTGGCTCTGTGGCTATGAGCTACAAAGGTTCCACACTTAAAATCCACCAGATCAG GTCGCCACCTCAGCTGATGCTGAGTAAGGTGTTCACCGCCAGAACGGGAGGCAGTGTGTATGGCAGTCTCAACAC GTTACAGGACAGTCTTGAGTTCATTGGACAGGACAGTAACACCCTGAGGCCTGATCAAAACACCGGGACCAACAGTCTCCTTGGGAACATAG GCCACAGCCATCCGATGGACATGCCTGGCCGAGGGCTTTACGACGAGAGGGACAGCGGCATCGCCAGGTCAG CTTCCCTGAGCAGCCTGTTGATCACTCCCTTTCCATCTCCTGGCTCCTCGCTGACAAGCAGCTGTGCATCCAGCTACCAGCGTCGGTGGCTACGCAGCCAAACCACCAGCCTTGAAAATGGTGTCTTCCCCCGATG GTCAGTTGAGGAGAGCTTCAACATGTCTGATGAAAGCGGTGGACCAAGCCTTGGTGTGGCTAGAAAGAAGAAGATTGCCATAGGGGTCATTTTTATGCTGTCGCCAAACCCGGAAGAGAACAGCCGCTTCCAGGATTTCTTTTTCTCCCACTTCCCTCTTTTTGAAAGTCACATGAACAAACTCAAGAGTGCCATCGAACAG GCCATGAAGATGAGTCGACGGTCAGTTGATGCCAGTCAGAGGGCCTTGGCTTACAGCCGTATGGTGGATGGACTGAACGAGTTCAG AATGACCATCTGCGACCTCTACACCATGCCCCGTGTGTCTGAACCCGTCTGGTTGACTATGATGTCTGGAGTGTCAGAGAAGAACCAGCTCTGCGGTCAATTCATGAGGGAGCTTTCTCTGCTGATGGAGCAGGCCTCCAAGAATCA ATTCCTCCCTGCCTTATTGACAGCCATCCTGACCAATCATCTGGCCTGGGTGCCCACTGTTATGCCCAATGGGCAGCCTCCAATCAAGATCTTCCTCGAGAAACACTCCTCTAAGAGCGTTGACATGCTGGCAAAGACGCACCCATACAACCCACTCTGGGCACAGCTAG GGGACCTGTACGGGTCCATTGGGTCACCGGTGCGACTATCAAGGACGGTGGTTGTCGGTCGCAGACAGGAGCTGGTCCAGAGACTCCTCTATGTCCTGACTTACTTCATCCGCTGCTCTGAGCTGCTGGAGACCCACATGCTGGACAGCGCTGAGGACGAGGCTATTGTTATGCCCGGCTCCCTCATCACCACCTCCTTGAGAaaaggagaggtggaggagtcAGACTACGTCCTGGTAACCGTCCATAAACCCAGTGGGGACTACTTGTCTGAAGGGGCAAGCGACCAGCAGACTGAAGCAGAGGACAGCAGCTACCCTTCAGACAACAGCCTCCAGAGCAGCACGTACACAGACACAGAGTTGGAGCAGGGGGCCGGGGACACACCTAAggaagaagatgaggatgaggaagacgaggaggacaGCAGTGAGAGTCAAGGGTCTAGAAGTAGTGTGCTTCAGTCGGGACACAGTCAGGGTAACAACCCTGATATCAGGACTACAGAAGCAGATGAATCCAGGGAGCTGCGCATAGAGTCCAGCAGTCTGCTGGCTACCGAAACCCGACTGGAGAAGGTGTTGCGTGTTGGCTCAGCTTCCCCCAGGGAGCAGGTTTCTGTGCTGGATACAGAGAACAAGGGTGACCTCAAGCTTATTGTCCCACCCATACCCACAATTATTCCATCAAGTCCTTCTCCAACATCTATCACCACAAACAGTATAAACTTCGGGGCAGAGGGTGGGATGGATGCAGGCAACCAGCTCCAGGCTCCTCGTCCTTTAGGGATCCCTTTAGAGAAGAAACCCCCAGACAAGAGCCCAGCTGCTACAGTGCCAGTACCAATTGCTGGGCCCATGGCTTTGACTctaacagaggaggaagagcctGCAACTAAAGTCACCTTCCTCATTGGAGACTCCATGTCTCCTGAGTCGGACACAGAGAGCCGCAGAAGGAAGGTGGATGAAGAAATCAAAAAGCACAAGAAACACTTCAAGGACAAACAACCGCTCCACCAGCAGCTGCTACTGCATCAGCAACAAACGCACCTTTAtaagcagagaggaggagattcaAAGACCAGCAACAGCAGTGCATCAGAGGACCAAAGCAAACAGACCAAGGTGGCTCCACCCCTGCAGCGGGTGTCCAGCAAGATGCCTCAGTGGAGGCCCAACTGTGTGGATGATTTTGATGAGTATTTCAGTCTGGAGAACCCTGTGGAGACGAGGACTATAGACGACGAGGCCAAAAATCAGGAAGCCAGCACCACAGACAGTCTACACAAAGACTTGCTGGACCCCTCGGGAGTCCCACAGTCCAGTGACTTAGGGGCTCCAAGTTTTCAGGGGCCAGTAAGGGTTCAGGGGTTGGGTCTCTGTTTGGGTTCAGGTAGTGGACTGGTAGGGTCCAGCAGGAGGGGGGACACATTGTTGGATGTCCAGAGAAGGTGCAGATGCGGGTCTACAGACTCCTCTGACACGTGCTGCAGCAGGGGCTGTTCTGCTGAGCAGGACAATGGTCTTCTGttgtctgtccctgtcccccaggatgaaagcagcagcaaagagGACCAAAAGCGAAAAGCTGTGCCTCTCAGTGACTGGGAAATTCCACGCAATGAGAGCTCAGACAGTGCACTGGGGGACAGTGAGAGCGAGGAGACAGAGGACTGGCAGGAGGAAGTGCTGGTGCCATTCCCTGG gtcGAAGTTGGTGGAGAACTACTCAAAACCAAGCATTGCCAATTTCGGTCGCTCTCTGTTTGGAGGCTACTGCCCCACATATGTGCCAGACTTTGTACTGCATGGAATGCCCAGTGACGAGAAGCTACGACAGAGTCTCATGGCGGAATTAACCCATGCTGTACAG CATCCAGTATTGGATGAGCCCATAGCGGAGGCCGTCTGCATTATAGCAGACACAGACAAATGGACGGTGCAGGTGGCAAGCAGTCAGAGACGAGCCACTGACGTCAACAAACTGGGGAAGGAGGTCCTGGTATCCAGCCTAGTGTCCAGCTTATTACAGTCCACTTACCAGCTTTACAAGCTCAACCTCTCGCCCAACTTT TGTATAATGCACCTTGAGGACCGCCTGCAGGAAATCTACTTCAAGAGCAAGATGCTTGCTGAGTATTTGAAGGGCCAGACAAGAGTCCATGTCAAAGAACTGGGAATGGTCTTAGG AATTGAGTCCAGCGACCTTCCCTTGTTAGCTGCGGTGGCCAGTACGCACTCCCCCTATGTGGCCCAGATTCTGTTATGA
- the fnip1 gene encoding folliculin-interacting protein 1 isoform X2, protein MMPSWPVPQLEPSQIRLIVYQDCERRGRNVLFDSNAKKRGTEETPITSSEGQVKMFGKCCQLRPTGGSSSSLDSSSSCASETKETKEQGLRFQGSRCSSDVVMLGEMMFGSVAMSYKGSTLKIHQIRSPPQLMLSKVFTARTGGSVYGSLNTLQDSLEFIGQDSNTLRPDQNTGTNSLLGNIGFSQLCSPRRAFSEQGPLRLIKSASFFSGHSHPMDMPGRGLYDERDSGIARSASLSSLLITPFPSPGSSLTSSCASSYQRRWLRSQTTSLENGVFPRWSVEESFNMSDESGGPSLGVARKKKIAIGVIFMLSPNPEENSRFQDFFFSHFPLFESHMNKLKSAIEQAMKMSRRSVDASQRALAYSRMVDGLNEFRMTICDLYTMPRVSEPVWLTMMSGVSEKNQLCGQFMRELSLLMEQASKNQFLPALLTAILTNHLAWVPTVMPNGQPPIKIFLEKHSSKSVDMLAKTHPYNPLWAQLGDLYGSIGSPVRLSRTVVVGRRQELVQRLLYVLTYFIRCSELLETHMLDSAEDEAIVMPGSLITTSLRKGEVEESDYVLVTVHKPSGDYLSEGASDQQTEAEDSSYPSDNSLQSSTYTDTELEQGAGDTPKEEDEDEEDEEDSSESQGSRSSVLQSGHSQGNNPDIRTTEADESRELRIESSSLLATETRLEKVLRVGSASPREQVSVLDTENKGDLKLIVPPIPTIIPSSPSPTSITTNSINFGAEGGMDAGNQLQAPRPLGIPLEKKPPDKSPAATVPVPIAGPMALTLTEEEEPATKVTFLIGDSMSPESDTESRRRKVDEEIKKHKKHFKDKQPLHQQLLLHQQQTHLYKQRGGDSKTSNSSASEDQSKQTKVAPPLQRVSSKMPQWRPNCVDDFDEYFSLENPVETRTIDDEAKNQEASTTDSLHKDLLDPSGVPQSSDLGAPSFQGPVRVQGLGLCLGSGSGLVGSSRRGDTLLDVQRRCRCGSTDSSDTCCSRGCSAEQDNGLLLSVPVPQDESSSKEDQKRKAVPLSDWEIPRNESSDSALGDSESEETEDWQEEVLVPFPGSKLVENYSKPSIANFGRSLFGGYCPTYVPDFVLHGMPSDEKLRQSLMAELTHAVQHPVLDEPIAEAVCIIADTDKWTVQVASSQRRATDVNKLGKEVLVSSLVSSLLQSTYQLYKLNLSPNFCIMHLEDRLQEIYFKSKMLAEYLKGQTRVHVKELGMVLGIESSDLPLLAAVASTHSPYVAQILL, encoded by the exons ATGATGCCCAG CTGGCCAGTCCCCCAGCTGGAGCCCAGTCAGATCAGGCTGATAGTGTACCAGGACTGTGAGAGGCGCGGCAGAAATGTCCTCTTCGACTCCAATGCCAAGAAGAGGGGCACGGAGGAAACCCCCATAACT AGCTCTGAAGGCCAGGTGAAGATGTTTGGGAAATGCTGCCAGCTCCGACCTACAGGAGGTAGCAGCAGTTCCCTggacagctcctcctcctgcgccTCTGAAACCAAGGAAACCAAGGAGCAGGGCCTGCGCTTCCAG GGTTCAAGGTGTTCGTCCGATGTGGTAATGCTTGGAGAAATGATGTTTGGCTCTGTGGCTATGAGCTACAAAGGTTCCACACTTAAAATCCACCAGATCAG GTCGCCACCTCAGCTGATGCTGAGTAAGGTGTTCACCGCCAGAACGGGAGGCAGTGTGTATGGCAGTCTCAACAC GTTACAGGACAGTCTTGAGTTCATTGGACAGGACAGTAACACCCTGAGGCCTGATCAAAACACCGGGACCAACAGTCTCCTTGGGAACATAG GATTTTCTCAGCTCTGCAGCCCTCGGCGGGCCTTCTCTGAACAGGGCCCTCTGCGCCTCATCAAGAGCGCATCTTTCTTTTCAG GCCACAGCCATCCGATGGACATGCCTGGCCGAGGGCTTTACGACGAGAGGGACAGCGGCATCGCCAGGTCAG CTTCCCTGAGCAGCCTGTTGATCACTCCCTTTCCATCTCCTGGCTCCTCGCTGACAAGCAGCTGTGCATCCAGCTACCAGCGTCGGTGGCTACGCAGCCAAACCACCAGCCTTGAAAATGGTGTCTTCCCCCGATG GTCAGTTGAGGAGAGCTTCAACATGTCTGATGAAAGCGGTGGACCAAGCCTTGGTGTGGCTAGAAAGAAGAAGATTGCCATAGGGGTCATTTTTATGCTGTCGCCAAACCCGGAAGAGAACAGCCGCTTCCAGGATTTCTTTTTCTCCCACTTCCCTCTTTTTGAAAGTCACATGAACAAACTCAAGAGTGCCATCGAACAG GCCATGAAGATGAGTCGACGGTCAGTTGATGCCAGTCAGAGGGCCTTGGCTTACAGCCGTATGGTGGATGGACTGAACGAGTTCAG AATGACCATCTGCGACCTCTACACCATGCCCCGTGTGTCTGAACCCGTCTGGTTGACTATGATGTCTGGAGTGTCAGAGAAGAACCAGCTCTGCGGTCAATTCATGAGGGAGCTTTCTCTGCTGATGGAGCAGGCCTCCAAGAATCA ATTCCTCCCTGCCTTATTGACAGCCATCCTGACCAATCATCTGGCCTGGGTGCCCACTGTTATGCCCAATGGGCAGCCTCCAATCAAGATCTTCCTCGAGAAACACTCCTCTAAGAGCGTTGACATGCTGGCAAAGACGCACCCATACAACCCACTCTGGGCACAGCTAG GGGACCTGTACGGGTCCATTGGGTCACCGGTGCGACTATCAAGGACGGTGGTTGTCGGTCGCAGACAGGAGCTGGTCCAGAGACTCCTCTATGTCCTGACTTACTTCATCCGCTGCTCTGAGCTGCTGGAGACCCACATGCTGGACAGCGCTGAGGACGAGGCTATTGTTATGCCCGGCTCCCTCATCACCACCTCCTTGAGAaaaggagaggtggaggagtcAGACTACGTCCTGGTAACCGTCCATAAACCCAGTGGGGACTACTTGTCTGAAGGGGCAAGCGACCAGCAGACTGAAGCAGAGGACAGCAGCTACCCTTCAGACAACAGCCTCCAGAGCAGCACGTACACAGACACAGAGTTGGAGCAGGGGGCCGGGGACACACCTAAggaagaagatgaggatgaggaagacgaggaggacaGCAGTGAGAGTCAAGGGTCTAGAAGTAGTGTGCTTCAGTCGGGACACAGTCAGGGTAACAACCCTGATATCAGGACTACAGAAGCAGATGAATCCAGGGAGCTGCGCATAGAGTCCAGCAGTCTGCTGGCTACCGAAACCCGACTGGAGAAGGTGTTGCGTGTTGGCTCAGCTTCCCCCAGGGAGCAGGTTTCTGTGCTGGATACAGAGAACAAGGGTGACCTCAAGCTTATTGTCCCACCCATACCCACAATTATTCCATCAAGTCCTTCTCCAACATCTATCACCACAAACAGTATAAACTTCGGGGCAGAGGGTGGGATGGATGCAGGCAACCAGCTCCAGGCTCCTCGTCCTTTAGGGATCCCTTTAGAGAAGAAACCCCCAGACAAGAGCCCAGCTGCTACAGTGCCAGTACCAATTGCTGGGCCCATGGCTTTGACTctaacagaggaggaagagcctGCAACTAAAGTCACCTTCCTCATTGGAGACTCCATGTCTCCTGAGTCGGACACAGAGAGCCGCAGAAGGAAGGTGGATGAAGAAATCAAAAAGCACAAGAAACACTTCAAGGACAAACAACCGCTCCACCAGCAGCTGCTACTGCATCAGCAACAAACGCACCTTTAtaagcagagaggaggagattcaAAGACCAGCAACAGCAGTGCATCAGAGGACCAAAGCAAACAGACCAAGGTGGCTCCACCCCTGCAGCGGGTGTCCAGCAAGATGCCTCAGTGGAGGCCCAACTGTGTGGATGATTTTGATGAGTATTTCAGTCTGGAGAACCCTGTGGAGACGAGGACTATAGACGACGAGGCCAAAAATCAGGAAGCCAGCACCACAGACAGTCTACACAAAGACTTGCTGGACCCCTCGGGAGTCCCACAGTCCAGTGACTTAGGGGCTCCAAGTTTTCAGGGGCCAGTAAGGGTTCAGGGGTTGGGTCTCTGTTTGGGTTCAGGTAGTGGACTGGTAGGGTCCAGCAGGAGGGGGGACACATTGTTGGATGTCCAGAGAAGGTGCAGATGCGGGTCTACAGACTCCTCTGACACGTGCTGCAGCAGGGGCTGTTCTGCTGAGCAGGACAATGGTCTTCTGttgtctgtccctgtcccccaggatgaaagcagcagcaaagagGACCAAAAGCGAAAAGCTGTGCCTCTCAGTGACTGGGAAATTCCACGCAATGAGAGCTCAGACAGTGCACTGGGGGACAGTGAGAGCGAGGAGACAGAGGACTGGCAGGAGGAAGTGCTGGTGCCATTCCCTGG gtcGAAGTTGGTGGAGAACTACTCAAAACCAAGCATTGCCAATTTCGGTCGCTCTCTGTTTGGAGGCTACTGCCCCACATATGTGCCAGACTTTGTACTGCATGGAATGCCCAGTGACGAGAAGCTACGACAGAGTCTCATGGCGGAATTAACCCATGCTGTACAG CATCCAGTATTGGATGAGCCCATAGCGGAGGCCGTCTGCATTATAGCAGACACAGACAAATGGACGGTGCAGGTGGCAAGCAGTCAGAGACGAGCCACTGACGTCAACAAACTGGGGAAGGAGGTCCTGGTATCCAGCCTAGTGTCCAGCTTATTACAGTCCACTTACCAGCTTTACAAGCTCAACCTCTCGCCCAACTTT TGTATAATGCACCTTGAGGACCGCCTGCAGGAAATCTACTTCAAGAGCAAGATGCTTGCTGAGTATTTGAAGGGCCAGACAAGAGTCCATGTCAAAGAACTGGGAATGGTCTTAGG AATTGAGTCCAGCGACCTTCCCTTGTTAGCTGCGGTGGCCAGTACGCACTCCCCCTATGTGGCCCAGATTCTGTTATGA